The genomic window GTCGAGGACGAGCAGCAGTTCGAGGAGCTGTGGCGCACGCTCGGCCTCTCGGTCGACTGGACCCAGACCTACCGCACCATCGCCGACGAGGCGCTGTTCACGTCGCAGCTCGCGTTCATCCGCAACGTCGAACGCGGCGAGGCGTACCAGGCGCTCGCACCGACCCTGTGGGACGTCACGTTCCGCACGGCCGTCGCGCAGGCCGAGCTCGAGGACCGCGAGCAGCCCGGCCACTACCACCGCATCGCGTTCCACCGCCCCGCCGCAGCCGACGGCACGCCCGGCGGCGACATCGAGATCGAGACCAGCCGGCCCGAGCTGCTGCCCGCGTGCGTCGCCCTCGTCGCGCACCCCGACGACGAGCGCTACCAGCCGCTGTTCGGCACCACCGTGACCACGCCCGTGTTCGGCGTGGAGGTGCCCGTCGTCGCGCACCACCTCGCCCAGAAGGACAAGGGCACCGGCATCGCGATGATCTGCACCTTCGGCGACGTGACCGACGTCGTGTGGTGGCGCGAGCTCGACCTCCCGAACCGTGCGATCGTCGGCTTCGACGGACGCATCGTCGCCGACGCCCCCGAGGCCATCACCACCGATGCCGGGCGCGCCGCGTTCGCCCAGCTCGCGGGCAAGACCGTGTTCTCGGCGAAGCAGGCGGTCGTGGAGCTCCTGCGCGAGTCCGGTGAACTGCTCGCCGACCCGAAGGCGATCACGCACCCGGTGAAGTTCTTCGAGAAGGGCGACCGCCCGCTCGAGATCGTCTCGACCCGCCAGTGGTACGTCGTCAACGGCGCACGCGACGAGCAGCTCCGCGAGCGTCTCCTCTCCCGCGGCCGCGAGATGTCGTGGCACCCCGACTTCATGCGCGTGCGCTACGAGAACTGGGTCGGCGGCCTCTCGGGCGACTGGCTGATCTCGCGCCAGCGCTTCTTCGGCGTGCCGATCCCGGTCTGGTACCCCCTCGACGCCGACGGCAACCCGGTGTTCGACGCGCCGATCGTCGCGACCCGCGACCTGCTGCCGGTCGACCCGTCGTCGGCCGCTGCTCCCGGGTTCGACGAGTCGCAGCGCGGTGTCGCCGGCGGCTTCATCGGCGAGCACGACGTCATGGACACCTGGGCGACCAGCTCGCTGACCCCGCAGCTCGCGGGCGGTTGGGAGCGCGACCCCGAGCTCTTCGACCTCGTCTTCCCGTACTCGCTGCGCCCGCAGGGCCAGGACATCATCCGCACCTGGCTCTTCTCCACCACGCTGCGCGCCGAGCTCGAGCACGGCGTGGCCCCCTGGGCGAACGCCGCGATCTCCGGCTTCATCGTCGACCCCGACCGCAAGAAGATGTCGAAGTCGAAGGGCAACGTCGTGACTCCGGCCGGGCTCCTCGAACAGCACGGCTCGGACGCCGTGCGCTACTGGGCGGCCTCGAGCCGCCTCGGCACGGATGCCGCGTTCGACCCGCAGAACCCCACCCAGGTGAAGATCGGCCGTCGGCTCGCGATCAAGGTGCTCAACGCGGCCAAGTTCATCCTCGGCTTCGAGGGCGCGGCGGATGCCCCGGTCACCGAGGCCGTCGACCGCAGCATGCTGGCCGCGCTCGCGACCGTCGTCGACCAGGCGACCCGCGCGCTCGACGCGTACGACCACGCCCGCGCCCTCGAAGTCGCCGAGACGTTCTTCTGGACCTTCTGCGACGACTACCTCGAGCTCGTGAAGGAGCGCGCCTACGGCGAGCCCTCCCCGGCGCAGGCCTCCGCCGTCGCCGCCCTCAAGTCCGCGCTCAGCGTGCTGCTGCGCCTGTTCGCACCGGTGATCCCCTTCGCGACCGAGGAGGCGTGGAGCTGGACGAACGCCGACAGCGTGCACACCGCCGCCTGGCCGACGTCCGACGAGCTCGCCGCGCGAGGCGACGCCGGCGCCGAGCTCCTCGAACTCACGGGCCTCGCGCTCACCGGCATCCGTCGTGCGAAGACCGACGCCAAGGTGTCGCAGAAGACCGTCGTCGCCCGTGCGACGATCACCGGGCCGTCGGACGCCGTCCGACTGCTCGAGTCCGCAGCAGGTGACCTTCGCGCGGTGGGGCGCATCACCGAGCTCGCCTTCGCGGAGGGCGAGGAGCTCGCGGTGTCCGAGGTCGTGCTCGAGACGACCGACTGAGGGCGTGCTCGGCACGATCGACCGAGGGCGTGCTCGACACGACCGACCTAGGGGGAAACGAATGACCTATGAGATCCGGCCTGCGGCCGACGACGACTTCTTCGGCTGGCTGCCGCTGTTCGCGGCGTACTGCACGTTCTACGAGAAGGAGCTCGACGACGCGAAGGCGCTCATCGTCTGGAACTGGCTGCGCGACGAGGCGAACCCGCTCCACGCGGTCCTGGCCGTCGACGCCGAAGGCGCACCGATCGGCCTCGCGCACTACCGAGCCGTTCCGGACACGCTGAGCGGAACGACCGGCTGCTACCTCGACGACCTGTACGTCGCGGAGGAGCACCGCCGCGACGGCGTCGCCCGCGCGCTCATCGAGCATGTGCACGACCGCTCGGGCGAGCTCGGCGGCGGCAGCGTGAGCTGGATCACGGCGGAGGGCAACGAGTCGGCCCGCGCACTCTACGACTCGCTCGCACGTCGGACGGACTGGGTCACCTACGAGATGGACGCCTGATGCAGCTCGGGACCCGCTGGGCGTTCGGCGCCGAGCCGCCGCGGTCGGTGCCCGACTCGCTGCGACCGCGGATCGCCGCTGTCGAACAGGAGCGTGTCGAGGAGGCGCGTGGCGACGGCGGCGACGGCCGCCACTGGACGCTCACCTGGCTCGAAGGGCGCCCGATCGCCGAGCTCGACGACGGAACCGTCGTACGGGATGCCCCGACTCACGCGGAACCCGGTGCCGACGGAATCGATTCCGACGACGACTGGTGACCTGCGCGACCGATCCGTCGGATGCCGCCCGGATCACGCGCATGCGGTGAGGCGCGCGGCGCGTCCCGTCAGCCGCGCACCGCGTCGGTGGGTCACCCCCGGGCGACGACCTCGCCGTGCGGCATCAGGAACCAGCCGTCGGGGTCGGCGACCCAGGCGGTCCATGCATCCGCGACGCGCTGCAGCCGATCCGGTGTCGCGAGACCGGAATCGAGGGCGTGCGTCGCGAACTGCGACTGCGTCGCCCGGTCGGCCCACGCGGCGCCCCACCACGCGCGCTCGGCCGCCGACGCGTACAGCCAGGACGACGCGCTCCCGTCGAGGTCCGTGAATCCGGCCTCCCGCACCCACCCGGTCAGGCGCCGACCCGCGTCGGGTTCGCCGCCATTCCAGCGGTGCACCGCCTGGTAGAGCTCGAGCCAGTCCTCGAGGCCCGCGGCCGGATTCCAGATGATCCCGCCGTAGTCGACCTCGCGCACCGCGAGGATGCCACCGGGCTTCAGCACACGTCGCCACTCGCGCAGCGCGTCGACCGGTCGTGCGAGGTGCTGCAGCACCTGGTGCGCGTGCACGACGTCGAAGGAATCGTCGGGATGTTCGAGCGCATACGCGTCGCCGACCGCGAAGGCGACGCCGTCGACGCCGGCGTCTGCGGCCAGCTCGCGTGCGGCGTCGACGATCTCCGCCGAGGCGTCGACGCCGAGCACCGAGCCGCCGGGCACGTGCCGGCCGAGGTCGATCGTGATCGATCCCGGACCCGACCCGACGTCGAGGACGCGCGTCCCCGGCGTGAGGTGCGGCACGAGATACGCCGCGGAGTTCGCAACGTCCCGTCGCGCATGGGTGCGCACGACGCTCTCGTGGTGCCCGTGCGTGTAGGCGTCGCGGCTCGCGCCGGAAGTCATCCCGGGTTCGCGATCAGATCGCGAAGCCGAGCGCGCGCATCATGTCGCGACCGTCGTCGGTGATGCGCTCCGGGCCCCACGGGGGCATCCAGACCCAGTTGATCCGGAACTGGTCGACGACGCCGTCGAGCGCCTCGGCGGTCTGCTCTTCGAGCACGTCGGTGAGGGGGCATCCGGCGCTCGTGAGCGTCATGTGGATGACCAGCGCGTCGTGCTCGTCGTCCCAGCCGAGGTCGTAGATGAGGCCGAGGTCGACGACGTTGACCCCGAGTTCGGGGTCGACGACGTCCTTGAGCGCCTCGGTGACCTCGTCGAACTTCTCCGGCGCGAGTGAGGTGACCATGTCCTGAGTCTACGCGCCGATTACTCGGCGACGGCCTCGGCGACCGCGGACTCCGCGACCTGGTAGCGGTCGTAGCCCTCTTCCTCGAGGCGGTCGGCGAGCTCGGGGCCGCCCTGCTCGGCGATGCGGCCGGCGACGAAGACGTGCACGAAGTCCGGCTTGATGTAGCGCAGGATGCGCGTGTAGTGCGTGATCAGCAGGATGCCGAGGCCGTTCGCTTGGTGGGCGCGGTTGACACCCTCCGAGACGACCTTCAGGGCGTCGACGTCGAGGCCCGAGTCGGTCTCGTCGAGCACGGCGAACTTCGGCTTGAGCAGCTCGAGCTGGAGGATCTCGTTGCGCTTCTTCTCGCCGCCCGAGAAGCCCTCGTTGACGTTGCGCTCGGCGAACGCCGGGTCCATCTTGAGGTCGCTCATCGCGCCGCGGACGTCCTTCAGCCACGTGCGGATCGCCGGCGCCTCGCCGTCGATCGCGGTCTTCGCGGTGCGGAGGAAGTTCGTGACGGTGACGCCGGGGATCTCCACCGGGTACTGCATCGCGAGGAAGAGGCCGGCGCGGGCACGCTCGTCGACGGACATCTCGAGGACGTTCTCGCCGTCGAGCAGGATCTCGCCGTCGACCACGGTGTACTTGGGGTGACCGGCGATCGTGTAGGCGAGGGTCGACTTGCCGGAGCCGTTCGGGCCCATGATGGCGTGGATCTCGCCCTCGTTGATCACCAGGTCGACGCCGCGGAGGATCTCGCGGGTGCCCTGGTCGGTCTCGACGTTGACGTGCAGGTTCTTGATCTCGAGCACGGACATGAGGTGTTGAATTCCTTCGATCGGATGTCGGCCGCGGTGCGGCCCGAGCAGTGGGTCGGTCAGACGGCCAGGGTGACCGCGGGGTCGATCAGGACGTCGCCGCCCTCGATGCTGACCTGGTAGACGGGAACCGGCTCGTAGGCCGGGAGGGTGAGGGGCTTGCCGGTGTGCAGCGAGAACTTCGACCCGTGGGCCCAGCACTCGAGCGTGTCGTCCTCGACGAAGCCCTCGGAGAGCGAGATGTCGCCGTGCGTGCACACGTCGCCGATGGCGAACACGTCACCGGCGGAGTCCTTCACGACCGCGATCGCGACGCCGTCGAGCACGAACTTCGATGCCTGGTTCTCGACGAGCTCGTCGATCCCGCACACGCGAACGGATGCCACGTCAGCTCCCCTGGAGTTCGGCTTCGAGTGCGGCGATGAGGTGCTCCTCGAGCTCGGGCGCACCGATCTGCTGCACGATCTCCGTGAGGAAGCCGCGCACGACGAGGCGGCGGGCCTCGTCCTCGCGGATGCCGCGCGCCATGAGGTAGAAGAGCTGCTCGTCGTCGAACCGACCGGTCGCCGACGCGTGGCCGGCGCCCTCGATGTCGCCGGTCTCGATCTCGAGGTTCGGCACCGAGTCGGCACGCGTGCCGTCGGTGAGCACGAGGTTGCGGTTCTGCTCGTAGCTGTCGGTGCCGACCGCGGCGTTGCCGATGAGCACGTCGCCGATCCAGACCGTGCGCGCACCCTCGCCCTGGAGCGCGCCCTTGTAGGTCACGCGCGAGCGGGTGTGGGGGGCGTCGTGGTGGACGTACACCTGCTGCTCGAGGTGCTGCCCCGCGTCGGAGAAGTACAGGCCGAGCGCCTCGACATCGCCGCCCTGCTCCGCGAGGTGCGTCGACGGGTTCACCCGGACGACCTTGCCGCCGAGCGACACGACGATGTGCTTGAGCTTCGCATCGCGGCCGACGCGGGCGAAGTGGCTCGCCAGGTGCACCGAGTCGTCGGTCCACTCCTGGAGCGAGACGACGGTGAGGTTCGCGCCTTCGCCGACGAGGATCTCGACGTTCTCCGCGAGGCGCGCGTCGCCCGAACCGCCGAGCACGACGAGCCCACGGCTGTTCGGCGCGGCCTCGATGAGCGTGTGCGCGCCCCGAGGCGCGGTGCCGAGCGCCGTCCGGGTCACGGTCGCGGCCTTGTCGTCCTCGCCCGTCACGCGGATGAGGAGCGCCTCCTGGAAGCTCGACCAGGCGTTCGCCGAGCCTCGGTCCTCGGGCAGGCCCGCGGTGCCGATTCGGGCGTCGTCGCGCGACACCCAGGACACCTCGATGCCCGCGGCGTCCACCGTCTCGAGCGGCGTGCGCGATCCGTCGAGCTCGCCGCCGGTGAGGTCGGCGAACGCCGCGACCGGAGAGAGCTTCCACTCGTGCTCGCGGCCCGTGACGGGAGCGAAGTCGGCGACGTCGGCCGAGCGGAACCGCTCGGAGCGGGTCTGGACGGGCACCGTCGCGCCGGCGCCGTCCGAGTGCGCACGGATGCCGTGCTGCTCGGCGGTGGGCATGGCTGTGCTCTGCGTAGCGGCGGTCACTCTCAGCCCACCGATCCTTCCATGCCCATCTCGATGAGCTTGTTGAGTTCCATCGCGTACTCCATGGGCAGTTCGCGGGCGATCGGCTCGATGAAGCCGCGCACGATCATCGCCATCGCCTCGTCCTCCGGCAGACCGCGGGACATGAGGTAGAAGAGCTGCTCCTCGCTGACCTTCGAGACGGTCGCCTCGTGGCCGAGCTGCACGTCGTCGACGCGGATGTCGATCGCCGGGTAGGTGTCGGAGCGGGAGATGGTGTCGACCAGGAGCGCGTCGCAGCGGACGGTGTTGGCCGAGTGGTGCGCGTTCGCGTCGACGCGGACCTCGCCGCGGTAGCCGGCACGACCGCCACCGCGCGCGATCGACTTCGAGACGATCGACGACTGCGTGTACGGCGCCATGTGGATCATCTTCGCGCCGGCGTCCTGATGCTGGCCGGGGCCCGCGAAGGCGACCGACAGGGTCTCGCCCTTGGCGTGCTCGCCCATCAAGAAGATCGACGGGTACTTCATCGTGACCTTCGAGCCGATGTTGCCGTCGATCCACTCCATGGTGGCGCCCTCGTGCGCGACCGCGCGCTTGGTGACGAGGTTGTAGACGTTGTTCGACCAGTTCTGGATCGTCGTGTAGCGCACGCGCGCGTTCTTCTTCACGATGATCTCGACGACGGCCGAGTGCAGCGAGTCCGACTTGTAGATCGGGGCCGTGCAGCCCTCGATGTAGTGGACGTAGCTGTCTTCGTCCGCGATGATCAGCGTCCGCTCGAACTGCCCCATGTTCTCGGTGTTGATCCGGAAGTAGGCCTGCAGGGGGATCTCGACGTGCACGCCCTTCGGGACGTAGACGAACGAACCGCCCGACCAGACGGCGGTGTTGAGCGCGGCGAACTTGTTGTCGCCGGCCGGGATCACGGTGCCGAAGTACTCCTCGAAGATCTCGGGGTGCTCCTTGAGCGCGGTGTCCGTGTCGAGGAAGATGACGCCCTGCTCCTCCAGGTCCTCGCGGATCTGGTGGTACACCACCTCGGACTCGTACTGCGCGGCGACGCCGGCGACGAGGCGCTGGCGCTCCGCCTCGGGGATGCCGAGCCGTTCGTACGTGTTGCGGATGTCCTCGGGCAGGTCCTCCCAGGTCTGGGCCTGCTTCTCCGTCGAGCGGACGAAGTACTTGATGTTCTCGAAGTCGATCTCCGACAGGTCGGCGCCCCACGAGGGCATCGGCTTGCGGTCGAACAGCTGCAGCGCGCGCAGTCGGCGCTTGAGCATCCATTCGGGCTCGTCCTTCAGTCGCGAGATGTCCGCGACCACGTTCTCCGAGAGACCCCGGCGGGCTGATGCGCCGGCGGCGTCGGAGTCGGACCAGCCGAACTCGTAGACGCCGAGGCCCTCGAGCTCCGGGCGGTCGATCAGTACGTCCGTCATGTGCTCCTCTTCTCCTCCCGTGCGACCGGCTATCAGTCCGGCTCACCGTTCCTCGATGGTCGAGGCGGTTCGATCAGCGGTGATGTGCGGGTGGCTCCAGTGCGAACCTAAGATGGCTGAGGAGTCTGCGCGGACGCGCGTGCGCGCCGGGCCCAGATCTCCCAACCCATCAAGTCTACAGGGTCGCGCCGCCCTCGATGCCGACTCACGGCACCGTCCCAGCACGGCCCGAGTGAGGAACGAACCACCCGTGCACCGCACCGCGCAGCCCGCAACCCGCACCACCGGCGGCAACCGCCTCCTCGCGTTCCTGCTCCCCACCGAGATCACGCGCTGGGTCCGCGCGATGGCCTGGCTGTCGCTCATCGTGAACATCGGCATCGTGGGCACCGGCGGGCTGGTCCGCCTGACGGGGTCCGGCATGGGATGCGAGACGTGGCCCTACTGCACGGCCGACTCGCTGGTGCCGACACCCGAACTCGGCATCCACGGCCTGATCGAATTCGGCAACCGCACGCTCACCGGCGTCCTCGTCGTCGTCGCGGCGCTCATGTTCCTGTCCGTGCTGCGGCTCCGACCGCGCCGCCGGGATCTGGTCGGGATCTCGTTCGCCATCGGCATCGGCATCATCGTGCAGGCCGTCGTCGGCGGCATCACCGTCTGGCTCCACCTGCACCCGGCCATCGTCGGCTTCCACTTCCTGGTCTCGGCGGCGCTCGTCGCCCTCGCGACGGTCCTCGTGTACCGCGTCTACGCCGCTCCGGGGCCACGGAAGCCGGCCGTCTCGCGCGGCTACGCGATCCTCGCGCACGTCACGAGCGCGGCCGTCCTGATCACGGTGATCGTCGGCATCCTGCTCACCGGCTCAGGCCCGCACGCCGGGGACGACGAAGCGGCACGGAACGGGCTCGACCCCATCCTCTGGCAGCACATCCACGCGTGGCCGGGCTACGCGACGTTCGCCCTCACGATCGCGCTGCTGATCGGCGCGCTCAGAACCCCGCGCGACCTCGGCCTCCGCGGTGCCGTCGGCCTCCTCCTCGCGGTCGAACTGATCCAGATCGCCGTCGGGCTCTGGCAGGCCCGCACCGGTCTCCCGATCGTCCTCGTGAACATCCACATGGTGCTCGCCGTCACGCTCGTCGCCGCGATGACCTCCGTCGTCCTCCGCCTGAAGCGTGCGGAGAACGCGGACCGCGTGGTGGAGGCATCCGTGCCCGTCGGGTCGTGACCCTCCCACGGAACCGGGCCCGGATGTGCGCCCGACTGGACGCCCGGTTGCGCTAGAAGGGCAGCAGCGGGTCGATGCCGACCGCGAGGAACACGAGCGACAGGTAGACGATCGAGCCGTGGAACACCCGCATCGGCGAGACCTGCTGGTGGTGGATCGCGAGGTGGTACAGCCGGTGCGTCTCGTAGATGAACCATCCGCCCGACACCAGCGCCGTCGCGGTGTACACCAGGCCCATGTCGGCGATCGGGATGAGCAGCAGCGAGCAGGCGACGGTCGCCCACGCGTAGAGGATCACCTGGAGGCCGACCTGGGCTCGTCCTCGCACGACGGCGAGCATGGGCACGCCGGCGGCGGCGTAGTCGTCCTTGTACTTCATCGACAGCGGCCAGTAGTGCGGCGGGGTCCACAGGAAGATGATGAGGAACAGGATGAACGGCGCCCAGTCGAGGCTGCCGGTGACGGCGGCCCAGCCGATCAGCACGGGCATGCAACCGGCGATGCCGCCCCAGACGATGTTCTGCGCGGTGCGGCGCTTCAGGATGATGCTGTAGAAGACGACGTACAGCAGGATCGCGGCGAGCGAGAGGGCTGCGGCGACCCAGTTGGTGAAGATCCAGAGCCAGGCGATGGATGCCGCTCCGAGTCCGTACGCGAAGACCAGCGCTTCGCGGTCGGTCAGCTCGCCGGTCACGAGCGGCCGGTTCTCGGTGCGCTTCATGACGCGGTCGATGTCGCGGTCGATGTAGCAGTTGAACGCGCCCGCGGAGCCCGCGCTCATCGCGCCGCCGATCAGGGTCGCGAGCATCAGCCAGAGGCTCGGGAGCCCCTGCTGGGCGAGGATCATCGTCGGCGCGGTGACGACGAGCAGCAGTTCGATCACCCGCGGCTTGGTGAGGGCCAGGTAAGCGGCCGCCTTGCGACGCAGGGTCGACGGCGGTCGGACCTCGCGGGTGTCTACTGCTGCCTGCATCGTTCCTCTTCCGGTTCGCGGGCGCGCTCGTACGGCGCGCGAACCGCTCTCGATTCTAGGCCATCGGCTCGGCCGGAGATGTCGGTCGGGTGTCGTGCCGCTCACCGGGCGGCCACGGACGTGTGAGTCATGTCCCGTCACGGCGTGTCATGGACTCCATATACTGATCGGAGCGCGCCCGGCGGCGCGGTTCTGTTGCGCGTCCCCGATGCGCCGGTCCGCAGGCTGTCGCCAGGCTCCACCGCGCCGAAGCGTATCCCGGCGGGTCCGGGGGCCGTCGGCTCCCCGGATGCCCGCCACGATCGGAAGGAACACACACCTCGTGGCAACTCTGCAGTGGGATCCCATCGACGACCGTGCCGTGGACACCGCGCGCGTGCTCGCCGCGGACGCGGTCGAGAAGGTCGGCAATGGGCACCCGGGTACGGCGATGAGCCTCGCGCCCGCCGCCTACCTCCTCTTCCAGAAGGTCATGCGGCGCAACCCGTCCGACACGGATTGGCTCGGTCGCGACCGGTTCATCCTGTCGGCCGGCCACAGCTCCCTCACCCAGTACGTCCAGCTCTTCCTCGAGGGCTCGGGCCTCGAACTCGACGACCTCAAGGCGCTGCGCACCTGGGGCTCGAAGACCCCCGGCCACCCCGAGTACGGGCACACCGCGGGCGTCGAGATCACGACCGGTCCGCTCGGCCAGGGCCTCGCGTCCTCGGTCGGCTTCGCGTACGCGGCCCGCTACGAGCGCGGCCTGTTCGACCCGGAGGCACCGGCCGGCGAGAGCCCGTTCGACCACTTCGTGTACGTGATCGCGGGCGACGGCGACCTGCAGGAGGGCGTGACCAGCGAGGCCGCCTCGCTCGCCGGCCACCAGCAGCTCGGCAACCTCATCGCGATCTACGACTCGAACCAGATCTCCATCGAGGACGACACGAACATCGCCTTCACCGAGGACGTCGCCAAGCGCTACGAGGCGTACGGATGGCACGTGCAGACGGTCGACTGGAAGCACACGGGCGAGTACGTCGAGGACGT from Agromyces sp. LHK192 includes these protein-coding regions:
- the valS gene encoding valine--tRNA ligase, coding for MTDTSRIPDKPALEGLEGKWGGTWEQDGTYRFDRTTATRDAIYSIDTPPPTASGSLHIGHVFSYTHTDVAARFQRMRGRSVFYPMGWDDNGLPTERRVQNYYGVRCDPTLAYDPDFTPPFEGGDGKSTKAADQVPISRRNFIELCERLTVEDEQQFEELWRTLGLSVDWTQTYRTIADEALFTSQLAFIRNVERGEAYQALAPTLWDVTFRTAVAQAELEDREQPGHYHRIAFHRPAAADGTPGGDIEIETSRPELLPACVALVAHPDDERYQPLFGTTVTTPVFGVEVPVVAHHLAQKDKGTGIAMICTFGDVTDVVWWRELDLPNRAIVGFDGRIVADAPEAITTDAGRAAFAQLAGKTVFSAKQAVVELLRESGELLADPKAITHPVKFFEKGDRPLEIVSTRQWYVVNGARDEQLRERLLSRGREMSWHPDFMRVRYENWVGGLSGDWLISRQRFFGVPIPVWYPLDADGNPVFDAPIVATRDLLPVDPSSAAAPGFDESQRGVAGGFIGEHDVMDTWATSSLTPQLAGGWERDPELFDLVFPYSLRPQGQDIIRTWLFSTTLRAELEHGVAPWANAAISGFIVDPDRKKMSKSKGNVVTPAGLLEQHGSDAVRYWAASSRLGTDAAFDPQNPTQVKIGRRLAIKVLNAAKFILGFEGAADAPVTEAVDRSMLAALATVVDQATRALDAYDHARALEVAETFFWTFCDDYLELVKERAYGEPSPAQASAVAALKSALSVLLRLFAPVIPFATEEAWSWTNADSVHTAAWPTSDELAARGDAGAELLELTGLALTGIRRAKTDAKVSQKTVVARATITGPSDAVRLLESAAGDLRAVGRITELAFAEGEELAVSEVVLETTD
- a CDS encoding GNAT family N-acetyltransferase translates to MTYEIRPAADDDFFGWLPLFAAYCTFYEKELDDAKALIVWNWLRDEANPLHAVLAVDAEGAPIGLAHYRAVPDTLSGTTGCYLDDLYVAEEHRRDGVARALIEHVHDRSGELGGGSVSWITAEGNESARALYDSLARRTDWVTYEMDA
- a CDS encoding methyltransferase domain-containing protein, giving the protein MTSGASRDAYTHGHHESVVRTHARRDVANSAAYLVPHLTPGTRVLDVGSGPGSITIDLGRHVPGGSVLGVDASAEIVDAARELAADAGVDGVAFAVGDAYALEHPDDSFDVVHAHQVLQHLARPVDALREWRRVLKPGGILAVREVDYGGIIWNPAAGLEDWLELYQAVHRWNGGEPDAGRRLTGWVREAGFTDLDGSASSWLYASAAERAWWGAAWADRATQSQFATHALDSGLATPDRLQRVADAWTAWVADPDGWFLMPHGEVVARG
- a CDS encoding metal-sulfur cluster assembly factor — encoded protein: MVTSLAPEKFDEVTEALKDVVDPELGVNVVDLGLIYDLGWDDEHDALVIHMTLTSAGCPLTDVLEEQTAEALDGVVDQFRINWVWMPPWGPERITDDGRDMMRALGFAI
- the sufC gene encoding Fe-S cluster assembly ATPase SufC, whose translation is MSVLEIKNLHVNVETDQGTREILRGVDLVINEGEIHAIMGPNGSGKSTLAYTIAGHPKYTVVDGEILLDGENVLEMSVDERARAGLFLAMQYPVEIPGVTVTNFLRTAKTAIDGEAPAIRTWLKDVRGAMSDLKMDPAFAERNVNEGFSGGEKKRNEILQLELLKPKFAVLDETDSGLDVDALKVVSEGVNRAHQANGLGILLITHYTRILRYIKPDFVHVFVAGRIAEQGGPELADRLEEEGYDRYQVAESAVAEAVAE
- a CDS encoding non-heme iron oxygenase ferredoxin subunit — translated: MASVRVCGIDELVENQASKFVLDGVAIAVVKDSAGDVFAIGDVCTHGDISLSEGFVEDDTLECWAHGSKFSLHTGKPLTLPAYEPVPVYQVSIEGGDVLIDPAVTLAV
- the sufD gene encoding Fe-S cluster assembly protein SufD is translated as MPTAEQHGIRAHSDGAGATVPVQTRSERFRSADVADFAPVTGREHEWKLSPVAAFADLTGGELDGSRTPLETVDAAGIEVSWVSRDDARIGTAGLPEDRGSANAWSSFQEALLIRVTGEDDKAATVTRTALGTAPRGAHTLIEAAPNSRGLVVLGGSGDARLAENVEILVGEGANLTVVSLQEWTDDSVHLASHFARVGRDAKLKHIVVSLGGKVVRVNPSTHLAEQGGDVEALGLYFSDAGQHLEQQVYVHHDAPHTRSRVTYKGALQGEGARTVWIGDVLIGNAAVGTDSYEQNRNLVLTDGTRADSVPNLEIETGDIEGAGHASATGRFDDEQLFYLMARGIREDEARRLVVRGFLTEIVQQIGAPELEEHLIAALEAELQGS
- the sufB gene encoding Fe-S cluster assembly protein SufB translates to MTDVLIDRPELEGLGVYEFGWSDSDAAGASARRGLSENVVADISRLKDEPEWMLKRRLRALQLFDRKPMPSWGADLSEIDFENIKYFVRSTEKQAQTWEDLPEDIRNTYERLGIPEAERQRLVAGVAAQYESEVVYHQIREDLEEQGVIFLDTDTALKEHPEIFEEYFGTVIPAGDNKFAALNTAVWSGGSFVYVPKGVHVEIPLQAYFRINTENMGQFERTLIIADEDSYVHYIEGCTAPIYKSDSLHSAVVEIIVKKNARVRYTTIQNWSNNVYNLVTKRAVAHEGATMEWIDGNIGSKVTMKYPSIFLMGEHAKGETLSVAFAGPGQHQDAGAKMIHMAPYTQSSIVSKSIARGGGRAGYRGEVRVDANAHHSANTVRCDALLVDTISRSDTYPAIDIRVDDVQLGHEATVSKVSEEQLFYLMSRGLPEDEAMAMIVRGFIEPIARELPMEYAMELNKLIEMGMEGSVG
- a CDS encoding heme A synthase; the encoded protein is MHRTAQPATRTTGGNRLLAFLLPTEITRWVRAMAWLSLIVNIGIVGTGGLVRLTGSGMGCETWPYCTADSLVPTPELGIHGLIEFGNRTLTGVLVVVAALMFLSVLRLRPRRRDLVGISFAIGIGIIVQAVVGGITVWLHLHPAIVGFHFLVSAALVALATVLVYRVYAAPGPRKPAVSRGYAILAHVTSAAVLITVIVGILLTGSGPHAGDDEAARNGLDPILWQHIHAWPGYATFALTIALLIGALRTPRDLGLRGAVGLLLAVELIQIAVGLWQARTGLPIVLVNIHMVLAVTLVAAMTSVVLRLKRAENADRVVEASVPVGS
- a CDS encoding heme o synthase, producing the protein MQAAVDTREVRPPSTLRRKAAAYLALTKPRVIELLLVVTAPTMILAQQGLPSLWLMLATLIGGAMSAGSAGAFNCYIDRDIDRVMKRTENRPLVTGELTDREALVFAYGLGAASIAWLWIFTNWVAAALSLAAILLYVVFYSIILKRRTAQNIVWGGIAGCMPVLIGWAAVTGSLDWAPFILFLIIFLWTPPHYWPLSMKYKDDYAAAGVPMLAVVRGRAQVGLQVILYAWATVACSLLLIPIADMGLVYTATALVSGGWFIYETHRLYHLAIHHQQVSPMRVFHGSIVYLSLVFLAVGIDPLLPF